The sequence below is a genomic window from Silene latifolia isolate original U9 population chromosome 7, ASM4854445v1, whole genome shotgun sequence.
ATCACAATTCAAATTAATGAACTATATATACATACACTTAATATAGATataaaaaaatcaacaaattgTTTTTTTAATATTCACACTTATTTCTAATATGGTTTAGACTTGCTCAACATTACTTGAGCTAGAGCTACTAGCCCAAGGAGCCAAACTCTTCCCTCTACTCAACAACCTCTTCAAAGACCTTAACCTCGACATCACCGGAGTTTTCGCTTCCTCCTCTCGAAACTCAGCACTAGAAAGCGGCGATGAGAAGCATTCATGACATAAATCACTTGGTATCTCAATCACAAGTTCATCCCTTTGACCAttaacaccattgttgttacttGAGGAAGATGTTGAGGTAGAAGTAGCAACATTATTATTTGTAGCTTCCCCTAGTGATCTAACTTGAACTTCATCACCCCAATAAAGGACATTTGTCGGATAACTTATCGCTACTGAAGCATGAGAACCACCCTCATGATCTGAGTCTGAATCTGAGTTCgagtctgaatctgagtctgagtctgtgTCTGATATAACTCGAGTAACATCAACTTCTTCGGATTCTTGAACCGAAtcatttgattgttttggagaGGAAGACACAAGATTCCTACAAAGTGGACATGTTGAATGAGACTTAAACCACATATCAATACACTCCACATGAAATCCATGATTGCATTTTGGCAAAAGCCTAACTTTTTCCCCTAGAGATATTTCACTTAAACAAACTGAACACTCCAACCCTTCCTTAAACTCTTTAGGATCATACACCACCAAGGGCAATGTCCTTAAAGTAACCCGGTCTAGTCCTCGCCTCCTCGTGACCGCTTGGGCAGCCGGTGTCACTTGACGGGCAGCACGCCGGCGCCATGACACCACAGAAGGGTCCTCAGTTCTTGACCAATACCATCTAATATAGAGGGATAGGAAGAAACAAAAGGCTAGAACAAAAAACAGGACAACTAAGGCTATGATTATGCTATCCAATGATACATGGTTTGGTTTTGAAGCCATTGATGTTGGTGATGGATAATAAACATAAGTTGCATCACTATTATCACCCATTATTCTTCTTTAATTTGATACAACTTTTTTGTCACAATTTCACAACTTTTTGAGATTTTGAGGAGAACCCAATTGAGAACTTTTATTGTTTATCAAAACCCACAAAGGAATttttatgattttgaaattttatgatgTAATAATATTTTTAGACCAagttatatgtatatatatgaagGAATTGTTTCAAGAAGTACAAGTTGGACCAAAAGTGTCAAAATGAATATTTTTCTTGGGAAATTTCTAAGCAATAATGAGAACGACGACAACGACGGCAACAATGAGTTTGATCCTCGGACCGACTTTTCACAGGTGCATTTTCCGTCAAACTTAATTTAACTCCCAGTTATTGATAAAAAGTTGCACTAAAAATGTTGATAGTAAAAAAATTCTAAAAATAAATCATTAATTTATCGGTAAAAAgaaattttttattaaaatattcattttatgactttttacaattttaattataattgctcaaatcaaattaagtgatgagaaacataaaaaaaaagtGAGTTGTCAatttaaaatccataaataattcGGAGCAcactaattttatttttatttttataaatacTGTGCATATGTTGCACGAGATCTAAACTAGTTGCATACTAGATAATATGAACAAACGCAAACCATAAGCTGATTCTAGTGCTGCAAGCGTAATAATAGTAACCTTTTTTTTACTATTAACATTTTTTATGCAACTTCTTATCAACAAAATTCTTTTTTGAGATCGTCTTAAGCTTATGAAACACTATTTACGATTTCCACAATATGTGGTTCATTTAATATTAGCTATAAGTTGATAATGACCACGCTGTAAGCTAGACAGTTTtaagcaagactagctgtaaCTTAGCTTCTTATGTTTTGGTATGCTGTTCATGGACTGATGAGTGATGACCCATTAGATTCCGGCCTGTCCATCTcgtaaaacacaaattctcattatagacaggAGATATCCGTCTATCGTTATAGACGGGCTAAATATCCACCCACTTCAAGCTTATGACAAGCAACAAGTTACATGGTGGAGCCCAAAAATGTCACAacccgtctttcactttagacgaatatataagccaagctagtatcTAATTACCTCTATGTTTTAGGCAAATTCTCGGCTAGAGAGTTTTTGACGGGTTGATGAATTTCTTAAAACCACCTCATCAAATCGTAAGACGATCTTATTCAATAATAATGGTACGgagtagtatatatatatatatctacatGGAGTATAAGTTTTTGACTCATCTCTATAAGCAGTTTGTGGAAGAGGCGAAAAGACAAGCTAGGCAAGACAACGAAAACCCAATACCACAAATCGGACAAAAACAAGTTATTATCGATCAGGAGATCGAGATAAAAAAAGAGCAAGAAATCGTGGAAAACTGTTCTGTTTTCATTTTGGAAATCGTCGTCATCAGCCAAGAAGTCTAAGAAGCCTTGTAAGGGAACATCAAGTGACGTCCATGCCGTACACACTAAGCCACAAGGTTATGTTTCGAGCCCACTTTACAATCCCGGGCATGTTGCGACTACCTCAAGCGGCTGGAGCAGACACCGTCTTTCGGGGTCTGGGTCTCTCATGGGGTTGTTTCAGCCTAAGAAAAGGGAGGAGAATGAGATACCATATGTTAGTCTTAACAAGCCTACAGAGGATGCCAGAGTTTATGGTCCTGTTTACTTGGTCTCTTAGACTAACTTTTAGTAGCACAAATTTAGTTTGAAGCGGTCTTAACTTAGTGATTAAGATGAAAATATTGTGATAATAGGTCACGAGTTTATATTGTACTGGTCTTGTGTcttatttgacaaaaaaaaagagATTGTGTACTAGGAATATGCCAGATTGGCTTGGACAGAACCTAAATTATCGAAGATGTCCTAGCTTAGTCGATTGATTGAGATGAAGTCGAGTGGTAGACTGGTAGATGGTCCTCGTTCGCTTAATTAGACATACCATTAATTTGTAATGAATTTATAAAATGTTATGGAGTACAAAATTATCACGACTATGTATACAATAAAAGTAGTATCGACATCATTTATGACTTAATATAATAATGATCGATGACTAGTGAGTACTGAGTAGTGACCCATTCAAcacaaaaataaaaattttgattttaagAATAATTAAGTGTATCTATCTAATCTCAAGTTATTTGACTACATATAATTCGATCAATCATTTTATCATCATTATCATGGAACTAAATTATAAAGTAATCAAAAGATTTGTGTTTCAAATAATTGGGTTTGTAAATTAGTATTTTAGTTTATGgtatctcagtcatttgtttacttttttataTTAGGAAAGTTTTTTACGAGTAATTTGACATTAACGAGACTATTGTCCACTTGCCGTCCTTCAAATACAATCATAAATGATCGCGTCTTTTCTTGATTTTTGTGTAAAAagtaaaggtaaataaatgacgaAACGAAGAGAGTAGTATCTAATCTATTTGTCTCGTTCTCAATGCTCTTTTGGTCATTTTCATAGTCTATGTGGATCATTATCCGGGAGCTTAAGAGACGTACGTGCTTCTCATACTTGCTGATGAAACAAGTCACATTTTTACATACTCCACAAGCAATTTATCCGTTTATTGTTGCATAACGAATACAAGGTTCGTCAATGTACAAAAATTTGTTTGGTCCATGGCCGGAAAAGAAAATTTTGTATATATGACCTATGATGAAAAACTACGTTCGGAGTTGAACGGATTGCAGAAATGCAGAGTACTTATTTATCTCTAATATACGTAGTTATAACCTATAACTACATACGGAATACGAAATAGATTAAGTAAATAACAAATTTAAATGTATGCAATATAATTACTTACCCTTGAGTGTCAGATATGGTTATATATATTCCACGAAATTTTCAATTCTTTGGTTTAAATTGAAGTGCTGAAATGTCGTGTTATATTAAATACGAGATATGCAACTAAAGTAAAGTGTCGAAATAGCACAGATTACAGGTGATAGTGACCAACAAGCCTTAGCTTAAAACTTCTCTACATTATCATGTACACACTTGGGGATATCTATTACAAAGTTTTTGTAAACTCttgcataatttatatttatcaCACAAGAAAATAAAAGAATGAAGTTTAATATAGAACCTACAAGGGAGGGGTTATGATCTCCATGAAAAACCACCATTAACCCTAATCAATCACAATTCAAATTAATGAACTATATATACATACACTTAATATAGATataaaaaaatcaacaaattgTTTTTTTAATATTCACACTTATTTCTAATATGGTTTAGACTTGCTCAACATTACTTGAGCTAGAGCTACTAGCCCAAGGAGCCAAGCTCTTCCCTCTACTCAACAACCTCTTCAAAGACCTCAACCTCGACATCACCGGAGTTTTCGCTTCCTCCTCTCGAAACTCAGCACTAGAAAGCGGCGATGAGAAGCATTCATCACATAAATCACTTGGTATCTCAATCACAAGTTCATCCCTTTGACTAttaacaccattgttgttactaGAGGAAGATGTTGAGGTAGAAGTAGCAACATTATTATTTGTAGCTTCCCCTAGTGACCTAACTTGAACTTCATCACCCCAATAAAGGACATTTGTAGGATAACTTATCGCGACTGAAGCATGAGAACCACCCTCATGATCTGAGTCTGAATCTGAGTTAGAGTCTGAAttatctgagtctgagtctgtgTCTGATATAACTCGAGTAACATCAACTTCTTCAGATTCTTGAACCGAAtcatttgattgttttggagaGGAAGCCACAAGATTCCTACAAAGTGGACATGTTGAATGAGACTTAAACCACATATCAATACACTCCACATGAAACCCATGATTGCATTTTGGCAATAACCTAACTTTTTCCCCTAGAGAAAT
It includes:
- the LOC141590892 gene encoding RING-H2 finger protein ATL60-like, giving the protein MGDNSDATYVYYPSPTSMASKPNHVSLYTIIIALVVLFFVLAFCLFLSLYIRWYWSRTEDPSMVSWRRRAARQVTPAAQAVTRRRGLDRVTLRTLPLVVYDPKDFKEGLECSVCLSEISLGEKVRLLPKCNHGFHVECIDMWFKSHSTCPLCRNLVASSPKQSNDSVQESEEVDVTRVISDTDSDSDNSDSNSDSDSDHEGGSHASVAISYPTNVLYWGDEVQVRSLGEATNNNVATSTSTSSSSNNNGVNSQRDELVIEIPSDLCDECFSSPLSSAEFREEEAKTPVMSRLRSLKRLLSRGKSLAPWASSSSSSNVEQV
- the LOC141590891 gene encoding RING-H2 finger protein ATL60-like; this translates as MGDNSDATYVYYPSPTSMASKPNHVSLDSIIIALVVLFFVLAFCFFLSLYIRWYWSRTEDPSVVSWRRRAARQVTPAAQAVTRRRGLDRVTLRTLPLVVYDPKEFKEGLECSVCLSEISLGEKVRLLPKCNHGFHVECIDMWFKSHSTCPLCRNLVSSSPKQSNDSVQESEEVDVTRVISDTDSDSDSDSNSDSDSDHEGGSHASVAISYPTNVLYWGDEVQVRSLGEATNNNVATSTSTSSSSNNNGVNGQRDELVIEIPSDLCHECFSSPLSSAEFREEEAKTPVMSRLRSLKRLLSRGKSLAPWASSSSSSNVEQV